A window from Montipora capricornis isolate CH-2021 chromosome 7, ASM3666992v2, whole genome shotgun sequence encodes these proteins:
- the LOC138055833 gene encoding ataxin-7-like protein 1 has translation MAKIHCHSLLSGSSWSSFGEDSPEEEAEAMEVDDNNGSGAVEATRLHREDMTLFGICPDQEEILLVVCRECGRVVKAAAFLRHCELNHQRVIPVPAPSPPEVVAKSSTVVETLLKSAPRKRKLLDSVITNEKIELMDATVKIEEMPLTVPYPNHSHSVRVVKTEPVVNNVISKKSSLEKPSMNKKSPRKQIPTREREFDADKHCGVWVPELQKQCTRSLTCKTHALSLRRAVSGRRKPFDELLAEHKARVNCEKEQQQNQALKLQEQAGQKALDATLKRSLSSPDASASSSSGSLLTSSQPIGRSISVEEDGHLANGVSKASSGSNITEDGTTVNGIMTLNHHPKPMTSCHFGKPISRKRVLFLFLQ, from the exons ATGGCGAAAATTCACTGTCATTCTTTACTTTCTGGGAGCTCATGGAGTTCCTTCGGGGAAGACTCACCAGAGGAGGAAGCAGAAG CAATGGAAGTGGATGATAACAATGGCTCGGGCGCAGTAGAAGCCACGCGATTGCACAGAGAAG ATATGACCCTATTCGGGATTTGCCCAGACCAAGAAGAGATCCTGCTAGTTGTGTGCAGGGAGTGTGGACGAGTTGTAAAAGCAGCGGCTTTTTTACGACATTGTG AACTCAATCATCAGAGGGTCATACCAGTTCCTGCGCCATCGCCACCTGAAGTGGTGGCAAAGTCAAGCACTGTAGTGGAGACATTGCTCAAGTCAGCACCAAGGAAAAGGAAGCTCTTAGACTCTGTTATAACTAATGAAAAGATCGAACTAATGGATGCCACAGTCAAGATAGAGGAAATGCCGCTCACAGTCCCATATCCTAATCATAGTCATTCTGTCCGAGTTGTAAAGACTGAACCTGTTGTTAACAATGTCATTTCAAAGAAAAGTTCTTTGGAAAAACCTTCAATGAACAAAAAGTCTCCCAGAAAGCAGATTCCCACTAGAG AGCGAGAGTTTGATGCCGACAAGCATTGTGGGGTATGGGTACCTGAACTCCAAAAACAATGTACACGCTCTTTAACTTGCAAG ACACATGCTCTGTCTCTAAGACGTGCAGTTAGTGGAAGACGGAAACCTTTTGATGAGTTATTGGCAGAACATAAAGCCAGAGTCAATTGTGAAAAGGAACAGCAGCAGAATCAAGCTCTCAAATTACAAGAACAGGCAGGTCAGAAGGCATTGGATGCTACACTGAAGAGATCTTTGAGTTCACCTGATGCATCTGCTTCATCATCATCAGGAAGCTTGCTCACAAG CAGCCAACCTATTGGAAGGTCAATCTCTGTAGAAG AGGATGGCCATCTTGCTAATGGGGTGTCAAAAGCGTCAAGTGGAAGTAATATTACAGAGGATGGAACAACAGTGAATGGAATAATGACTCTTAATCATCATCCTAAACCTATGACA TCTTGTCATTTTGGGAAGCCGATCAGTAGGAAgagggttttgtttttgtttttgcaatag
- the LOC138056773 gene encoding sentrin-specific protease 8-like — translation MADEIVLSFHDSLLRRSDLSLLEEGCWLNDRLIGFIFDYFTYNAFKQVSDDVLFISPDVTQFLKLGQGPEIGVFIDPLNFPSRKLIFFAVNDSDSPNSAGGSHWSLLMYDRQRNVFHHYDSFKSHNVSAAKSLAKKVEPFLTATPSFFIEERCPQQENGHDCGVYVICITEQLCNNFIGHTEKSLVGSILAEDVRRKRKSIKSLILELGRKKT, via the exons ATGGCAGACGAAATAGTGTTGAGTTTTCACGACAGTCTCCTTCGAAGGTCAGATCTTTCTCTGCTGGAAGAAGGTTGCTGGTTGAATGACAGACTCATAGGATTTATCTTTGA TTACTTCACATATAATGCATTTAAACAGGTATCAGATGATGTACTTTTTATCAGTCCGGATGTTACACAGTTCTTAAAGTTAGGACAAG GTCCAGAAATTGGTGTTTTTATTGACCCTCTTAATTTCCCAAGCCGGAAGTTAATATTCTTTGCAGTGAACGATAGTGATTCACCGAACTCTGCAGGAGGTTCTCACTG GAGTCTACTCATGTatgacagacaaagaaatgtctTTCATCACTATGACTCCTTTAAATCTCACAATGTGTCAGCTGCCAAATCTCTTGCCAAAAAGGTGGAGCCCTTCCTAACTG CTACACCCTCCTTTTTCATCGAAGAGAGATGCCCTCAACAAGAAAATG GCCATGATTGTGGTGTGTATGTCATTTGCATTACGGAGCAACTTTGCAACAACTTTATTGGCCACACAGAGAAATCTTTGGTTGGGTCAATATTGGCAGAAGATGTTAGACGAAAGAGAAAGTCAATAAAATCTCTTATCCTTGAACTTGGAAGGAAGAAAACTTAA